One region of Pirellulales bacterium genomic DNA includes:
- a CDS encoding ATP-grasp domain-containing protein produces the protein MQRPLIIVGASTRAASQSAIRAGFVPWQADCFGDVDLAACGSVRRIEPYPWGLLEIVREAPEAPWMYTGALENYPELIEQLASQRPLWGNSSAAVRQVRDPERLVENLNRAGFDVPRTQFTLDRTDQDRPWLQKQLRSAGGREVACPAWESLRDEVSASKGSYFQQQIVGQPVSAVYVASGTDAKLLGITGQLIGNDGSGQCWCTGDWTGATGFWYAGSIGPLTAPIWLRNRASEIGQCVARAFGLVGLFGIDAILTDDALRPIEVNPRYTASIEVLERAMAILAIELHVVSCERKRNAPLAGPIRKPTVEAVHRIVGKAVLYAQRDIDVPHDFSNWAADINSNRPWPTIADIPSAKSKIPRGWPICSVFAEADQFEETAIHLRQLAGQVYSRLDRDRV, from the coding sequence ATGCAACGACCGCTGATCATTGTTGGAGCTAGCACCCGTGCGGCGAGCCAGTCTGCGATCCGCGCGGGATTTGTCCCGTGGCAGGCCGATTGCTTTGGCGACGTTGATCTAGCGGCATGCGGATCGGTACGCCGCATCGAGCCGTATCCTTGGGGTTTGCTCGAGATTGTCCGCGAAGCCCCGGAAGCTCCATGGATGTACACCGGAGCGCTCGAAAACTATCCGGAATTGATCGAGCAATTAGCGTCGCAGCGCCCACTTTGGGGCAATTCTTCTGCTGCGGTTCGGCAAGTTCGTGACCCGGAGCGACTGGTCGAAAACTTGAATCGCGCTGGATTCGATGTGCCGCGAACGCAATTCACTTTGGACAGGACCGATCAAGATCGGCCGTGGCTGCAAAAACAACTTCGTTCGGCTGGCGGAAGAGAGGTCGCCTGCCCGGCGTGGGAGTCGCTGCGGGATGAGGTGAGTGCGTCGAAAGGCTCGTATTTCCAGCAACAGATCGTCGGCCAACCTGTTTCGGCGGTGTATGTCGCCAGCGGAACCGATGCGAAATTGCTCGGCATTACCGGCCAACTGATCGGCAACGACGGAAGCGGCCAGTGTTGGTGTACTGGCGATTGGACAGGAGCAACCGGCTTTTGGTATGCAGGCTCGATCGGTCCGCTGACAGCGCCGATCTGGTTGCGGAATCGGGCAAGCGAAATTGGCCAATGCGTCGCTCGCGCATTTGGCTTGGTTGGCCTGTTTGGCATCGACGCAATTCTCACCGACGACGCACTTAGGCCGATCGAGGTCAACCCTCGCTATACGGCTTCGATCGAAGTGCTGGAACGCGCGATGGCAATTCTCGCGATTGAATTGCATGTCGTATCGTGTGAGCGGAAGCGGAACGCGCCGCTTGCTGGCCCCATCCGCAAGCCGACGGTTGAAGCCGTTCATCGGATCGTTGGCAAGGCGGTTCTCTATGCCCAGCGCGACATCGACGTTCCGCACGATTTTTCCAATTGGGCTGCTGATATTAACAGCAATCGTCCGTGGCCGACGATCGCCGACATCCCTAGTGCCAAGAGCAAGATCCCGCGAGGCTGGCCGATTTGCAGTGTGTTTGCGGAGGCGGATCAGTTCGAGGAGACGGCGATTCACCTCCGTCAGCTCGCAGGCCAAGTCTATTCGCGTTTGGATCGTGATCGCGTTTGA
- a CDS encoding MoxR family ATPase yields the protein MPTLQPPPSNERIAANSELIHRHSEPFRQLVDQIGTVIVGQQQLLHRMLVALLSDGHLLIEGVPGLAKTTAVACLSRGISTGFQRLQFTPDLLPADLIGTLMYMPQDQKFVVRKGPLFSNLILADEINRAPAKVQSALLEAMQERQVTIGAETFKLDDPFLVMATQNPIEQEGTYPLPEAQVDRFMLKVIVGYPSRDEERLILDRMARTRPEINIQPVLKPADIHAARQLIDEIYVDDKVKDYIVDLIFATREPQQYHVPVQELILYGASPRATINLTLAAKANAFLQGRGYVVPQDVKDLALDVLRHRIVVTYEAEAENKTSEHVVRTILEHVPVP from the coding sequence ATGCCAACGCTTCAGCCTCCGCCGTCGAACGAACGCATTGCCGCCAATAGTGAACTTATTCACCGCCACAGCGAGCCATTTCGCCAACTGGTCGATCAGATCGGCACGGTGATAGTCGGGCAACAGCAATTGCTGCATCGCATGCTAGTGGCGCTGCTTAGCGATGGGCATTTGCTCATCGAAGGCGTGCCGGGGTTGGCGAAAACCACCGCGGTGGCTTGCCTCTCTCGCGGCATTTCGACCGGTTTCCAACGCTTGCAATTTACGCCCGACTTGTTGCCGGCCGATCTGATCGGCACGCTGATGTACATGCCTCAGGACCAGAAATTTGTGGTTCGCAAAGGGCCACTTTTCTCCAACTTGATTCTGGCCGACGAAATCAACCGCGCCCCGGCCAAAGTGCAAAGCGCGCTCTTGGAAGCGATGCAGGAGCGCCAGGTGACGATCGGCGCTGAAACGTTCAAGCTCGACGACCCTTTCCTGGTGATGGCCACGCAAAATCCCATCGAGCAAGAAGGGACGTATCCGCTTCCCGAAGCGCAAGTCGATCGGTTCATGCTCAAAGTCATCGTCGGCTACCCGTCGCGCGACGAAGAGCGCCTGATTCTCGATCGTATGGCGCGGACTCGCCCTGAAATCAACATTCAACCTGTGCTCAAGCCGGCCGACATTCATGCCGCGCGCCAGCTCATCGACGAGATCTACGTAGACGACAAGGTGAAAGACTACATTGTCGATTTGATCTTCGCTACCCGCGAGCCGCAGCAATACCATGTGCCGGTGCAGGAGTTGATCCTCTACGGCGCTTCGCCGCGAGCGACGATCAATCTGACGCTCGCGGCCAAGGCCAACGCCTTCCTGCAAGGCCGCGGCTATGTCGTCCCGCAAGATGTCAAAGATTTAGCGCTCGACGTGCTGCGTCACCGCATCGTAGTCACTTACGAGGCCGAAGCCGAGAACAAGACTTCGGAGCACGTCGTTCGCACGATCCTCGAACACGTGCCCGTTCCGTAG
- a CDS encoding DUF58 domain-containing protein — MIPKEIIRNIRRIEIRTTHIVDEMLSGQYRSAFKGRGMEFEEVRPYQHGDDVRTIDWNVTARAGEPYVKLFREERELTAFLVVDISRSQDIGTQSQLKRELVAEMAATLAFSAIKSNDKVGLLLFTDEVEKYVPPGKRSRHVLRVIRELLYCEPVGQGTNIAKALEHLNKTVKRRSVVFLISDFQDQGYEQALRVARKRHDVIPIVVGDLREFELPNVGLVELRDSETGELVIVDTSSARHRQAFSKLAQAASRRRDQLFTKLKMDPVNLRTGDDFIEPIRKLFHRRGAKRAR; from the coding sequence ATGATCCCTAAGGAAATCATCCGTAATATTCGCCGCATCGAGATTCGCACGACGCACATCGTCGACGAAATGCTCAGCGGCCAATATCGCTCGGCGTTCAAAGGCCGCGGCATGGAGTTTGAGGAAGTCCGGCCTTATCAACATGGCGACGACGTTCGGACCATCGACTGGAACGTCACCGCCCGCGCCGGCGAGCCTTATGTCAAACTCTTCCGCGAAGAGCGCGAGCTGACGGCCTTCTTGGTCGTCGATATCAGCCGCTCGCAAGACATCGGCACGCAGTCTCAATTGAAACGCGAACTGGTGGCCGAAATGGCGGCCACCTTGGCTTTTTCGGCGATCAAGAGCAACGATAAAGTCGGGCTGCTCCTGTTTACCGACGAGGTGGAAAAATATGTGCCGCCAGGAAAGCGGTCGCGGCATGTGCTGCGCGTCATTCGCGAACTGCTCTACTGCGAACCTGTTGGCCAGGGGACCAATATCGCCAAGGCCCTGGAGCATCTGAACAAGACGGTCAAACGCCGCTCGGTCGTGTTCTTGATTAGCGACTTTCAAGACCAGGGCTACGAACAAGCCCTGCGAGTCGCCCGCAAACGGCACGACGTGATTCCGATCGTCGTCGGCGACCTGCGCGAGTTTGAGTTGCCCAACGTGGGCCTGGTTGAACTGCGCGACAGCGAAACCGGCGAACTGGTGATCGTCGATACGTCGAGCGCGCGACATCGCCAGGCATTTTCCAAGCTGGCGCAGGCAGCCAGCCGGCGTCGCGACCAATTATTCACCAAGCTGAAAATGGACCCCGTGAACCTTCGCACCGGCGACGATTTTATCGAGCCGATCCGCAAGCTTTTTCATCGACGAGGAGCGAAACGAGCGCGATGA
- a CDS encoding VWA domain-containing protein gives MTFEYPSIWFLVLLMLLPLLAWRMFVKRPAAINFSSTQAAKQLPPTWRMRLRWLPPLLRLAALALLIVGLARPQFGRTQTSVDSEGIAIQMVVDRSGSMRAMDFKLDGRPVDRLTALKKVAGQFILGGDGLEGRGNDLIGLVTFAKFADGASPMTLDHAFTVGKLNDAEIVVDEREDGTAIGEGLGLAIERLKTLDESRKPQRQGAVKSKIIVLLTDGENNAGDLNPLDAAKLAATLGIRIYTIGVGTHGSAPFPVINPFTGRQELRPMEVSIDEDSLTKIADSTGGKYFRATDTDSLENIYAAIDKLEKSRVEEKRFTDYRELAIQPAREGSSFPPLLLLSFGLLASECLLGACVFRGIP, from the coding sequence GTGACTTTTGAATATCCATCCATCTGGTTTCTCGTGTTGCTGATGCTTCTGCCGCTGCTCGCTTGGCGAATGTTCGTCAAGCGGCCGGCGGCCATCAACTTCAGCTCCACGCAAGCCGCCAAACAACTTCCGCCAACGTGGCGCATGCGCCTTCGCTGGCTGCCGCCGCTGTTGCGATTAGCGGCTCTTGCCCTGCTGATCGTCGGGCTGGCTCGACCGCAATTCGGTCGGACGCAAACCTCCGTCGATTCGGAAGGGATTGCCATTCAAATGGTCGTCGATCGCTCGGGCAGCATGCGGGCGATGGATTTCAAGCTCGATGGTCGCCCCGTCGATCGGTTGACGGCTCTGAAAAAAGTCGCTGGCCAGTTCATCCTGGGTGGCGACGGCTTGGAAGGCCGCGGCAACGACTTGATTGGGCTTGTCACGTTCGCCAAGTTCGCCGATGGCGCCAGCCCAATGACGCTCGACCATGCGTTCACCGTCGGCAAGCTGAACGATGCGGAAATCGTCGTCGATGAGCGCGAGGATGGCACCGCGATCGGCGAGGGCCTGGGGCTGGCGATCGAGCGGCTCAAGACGCTCGACGAAAGTCGCAAGCCCCAGCGGCAAGGCGCGGTGAAGAGCAAGATCATCGTCCTGCTGACCGACGGCGAAAACAATGCCGGCGATTTGAATCCGCTCGATGCGGCCAAGCTTGCTGCAACCCTCGGCATCCGAATCTATACGATCGGCGTCGGCACGCACGGATCTGCTCCCTTTCCGGTGATCAATCCGTTCACCGGTCGACAGGAACTGCGCCCGATGGAAGTCAGCATCGATGAAGATTCGCTCACGAAAATCGCCGACAGCACCGGTGGAAAATACTTCCGGGCAACCGATACCGATTCGTTGGAGAACATCTACGCGGCGATCGACAAGCTCGAAAAGTCTCGCGTCGAAGAAAAACGGTTCACCGACTACCGCGAGCTAGCCATTCAGCCGGCGCGCGAGGGTAGTTCCTTTCCGCCGTTATTGTTGCTGTCGTTCGGCCTGCTGGCCTCCGAGTGCCTCCTAGGCGCGTGCGTCTTCCGAGGAATCCCCTAA
- a CDS encoding VWA domain-containing protein, giving the protein MSEFIINNPLYFHLLWIVAAVVAMMLAANVFRRRAMARFATANLHHTLVPQANLRRRWVKTLLLAGALAAMAAALVDVRWGRSWREVPQRGIDVMFVLDVSHSMLAQDVAPNRLERAKQDILDIVHEMQGDRVGLVTFAGDSVQKSPLTTNYREFQLTLEEVGPHSVARGGSDLGRAIEMAARGFLDKSANHKAIVIFSDGEDQDSKPVDAAKSLYQERGIRIFTVGLGDGQQGARIPIRTADGRQHWLQYEGQDVWTKMNGQVLQEVALAGHGAYVPAGTKHVAMDQVYRQHITSIETQQYEQARVNTYIPRYQWFVGLALLLAGSEVLLRDVRKVRAAKSIPAAAVVVGLALIGAAPTVGHAAVAAPSQSAVQEAMPSTGAEPNDEPATAAIAIPEAVFNQAVELYRAGKLDEATAKWSQTTQSGNPGLEAKSLFNLGNCAFSMATNLRDKQPQQAIEQLDTAIAHYRQSVKLNRSDNDARANIELAAKLRQQIRQREEQKQQQPEQDQQQQQEKQQDQPQNQAQSQKNDQPSKQQDKQDQSEQQNQQQQSSDQPSPQDRKSESSQNQQHEQQPPKQQTAAEQDKNQQQEADQQQPDHQQQHEAPQSKQCNPQDQSKKDQQEQPQPQDQQPEKSKPNAADRDPSQHHPQSSQDQKPTQSQHQPSQDKQQELPKPGEKQAEKPEPPIGTKLEANGKQEPADAASLADPSAAELKDGKEMTKAEAAKMLQAIRDRNLQRRIQQLRMEQAQRRPVEKDW; this is encoded by the coding sequence ATGTCCGAATTCATCATCAACAATCCGCTGTATTTTCACCTACTGTGGATCGTCGCGGCCGTGGTGGCAATGATGCTGGCGGCCAATGTTTTCCGCCGCCGAGCGATGGCCCGCTTTGCCACCGCGAACCTGCACCACACGCTAGTGCCGCAAGCCAATCTACGGCGGCGGTGGGTCAAGACGCTGCTGCTTGCCGGCGCGTTGGCGGCCATGGCTGCGGCGCTCGTCGATGTCCGCTGGGGTCGCTCCTGGCGCGAAGTGCCACAACGCGGCATCGATGTGATGTTTGTGCTCGATGTATCTCATTCGATGCTGGCACAAGATGTCGCACCGAACCGGCTAGAGCGAGCCAAGCAGGACATTCTGGACATCGTGCATGAAATGCAAGGAGACCGCGTGGGACTGGTGACGTTTGCCGGCGATTCGGTGCAAAAGTCGCCGCTGACCACCAACTATCGGGAATTTCAACTGACGCTCGAAGAAGTCGGGCCGCACAGCGTCGCTCGCGGCGGATCGGACTTGGGACGAGCCATCGAAATGGCGGCTCGCGGGTTTCTCGATAAAAGCGCGAACCACAAGGCAATCGTGATTTTCTCCGACGGCGAAGACCAAGATTCCAAGCCGGTCGATGCCGCCAAGTCGCTCTACCAAGAGCGCGGCATTCGTATTTTCACCGTCGGCCTGGGAGACGGCCAACAAGGTGCGCGAATTCCCATTCGCACCGCCGATGGGCGGCAACACTGGCTGCAATACGAAGGTCAGGATGTTTGGACAAAGATGAACGGCCAGGTGCTGCAAGAAGTGGCGCTGGCGGGCCACGGCGCCTATGTACCTGCCGGAACGAAGCATGTCGCCATGGACCAAGTCTATCGGCAGCACATTACTTCAATCGAAACCCAACAGTACGAGCAAGCGCGCGTGAATACGTATATCCCACGTTACCAATGGTTTGTTGGTCTGGCCCTACTGTTGGCCGGTTCGGAAGTGCTGCTCCGCGACGTGCGTAAAGTGCGCGCGGCCAAATCGATTCCCGCGGCGGCGGTCGTCGTTGGACTGGCGCTAATCGGTGCGGCCCCGACCGTTGGCCACGCGGCCGTTGCCGCGCCGTCCCAATCGGCAGTGCAAGAAGCGATGCCATCGACCGGCGCAGAGCCGAACGATGAACCGGCGACAGCGGCAATCGCCATTCCCGAAGCCGTTTTCAACCAGGCCGTCGAGCTTTATCGCGCCGGCAAGCTCGACGAAGCGACTGCAAAGTGGTCGCAGACTACGCAATCGGGCAATCCAGGGCTGGAAGCCAAATCGCTGTTTAATTTGGGCAATTGTGCCTTTTCGATGGCCACCAACCTCCGCGACAAGCAGCCTCAACAGGCGATCGAGCAGCTTGACACTGCAATCGCCCATTACCGCCAGTCCGTGAAGCTCAATCGCAGCGACAACGACGCCCGCGCAAATATCGAACTGGCCGCCAAGCTCCGCCAGCAGATTCGTCAACGAGAAGAACAAAAACAACAGCAACCAGAGCAAGATCAGCAGCAACAACAAGAAAAACAACAAGATCAACCGCAAAATCAAGCTCAAAGTCAGAAAAACGACCAGCCATCAAAACAGCAAGACAAACAGGATCAAAGCGAGCAGCAAAACCAACAACAGCAATCATCCGACCAGCCATCGCCGCAAGATCGCAAATCCGAATCGTCCCAAAATCAACAACACGAACAGCAGCCGCCGAAACAGCAGACCGCTGCGGAACAAGACAAAAACCAGCAGCAAGAAGCAGATCAGCAACAGCCCGACCACCAACAGCAGCACGAAGCTCCGCAGTCGAAACAATGTAATCCACAAGATCAATCCAAAAAGGACCAGCAGGAGCAGCCACAACCGCAGGATCAGCAACCCGAGAAGTCGAAGCCAAACGCGGCCGATCGCGATCCCTCGCAACACCATCCGCAATCGTCGCAAGATCAGAAACCAACCCAATCGCAGCATCAGCCATCGCAAGACAAACAGCAGGAGTTGCCAAAACCTGGCGAAAAACAGGCCGAAAAGCCTGAACCGCCAATCGGCACCAAGCTAGAAGCTAACGGCAAACAAGAACCGGCCGACGCCGCGTCTTTGGCCGACCCGTCGGCCGCCGAGCTAAAGGACGGCAAGGAAATGACCAAAGCCGAGGCCGCCAAAATGTTGCAGGCGATCCGTGACCGCAATTTGCAGCGACGCATCCAGCAGTTGCGCATGGAACAAGCCCAGCGACGCCCCGTAGAAAAAGATTGGTAG